The window CAGCACCAGCTGCACTACCTCTCCCAGGCACACGCCATTTTACAAGACGCTGCAGCCCTGGTTGGCGGAGCCTGGAGCGACCGCCTCTGCATCGGAGGCGAGCCTCCACCTCCCGGAGCGGTAGATGAATGCGCTGTCGCAGCCACTTCGATGGCTGCCGAAGGCCGAAGCTCGGCATGTCAGGCATCGTGCAGCGGGCTTCAGCCAGGCGAGCAATCGGAGACCGCCGCTCCAAAAGACACCGGTGGCAGCGGAAACGCTAACAATATACTTCCCCTGCTTTGGTACATCGAGAAGTTTATCCTGGACAACAAAAGCACCTTGCGCTCGGCTCCTCGAGTCGCTACTCCTCCGGGGGCGGCCGAGTCAGGTGAATGCGCATCACCGGTGGCGCGTCATCCACTGGCCGCCTCTTCACTTCCTGGCGGGATccggcgtggcggcggctgcaaGAGTCCCGAGTTCGCTTCTTTGCCGTCGGGGGCTAGCCTGACTCTCACTGCCAGCGACGCCTGCCCTGAGCGTTCAACTGGAGGCCGGGCTCTGTTGCCTGCAAGTCGGAAAACCGTAAGCAGCCCAGGCGCCTTTTCTAGTCGCCAACCGGGCCACAATGGGTCctgccggggggggggaccgTGTTGCAGCTCTCCCGCGGTTCCCAGCGGCGGAGTGAGAAATGCAACCGGGCAGTCGACCCCCGATGGAAACGCGAGTGGGACGTGCAGCATTGAAGCGGGCTGCACGAATTCCAAATACGGCTCAAGAGACGCAGGCAAAACCGACAAGCCTCAGCAGTTAGACGGTAACTGTGGGAGTCGATTCAGACTGAGCAGCATAACGGGACCGGAAGGCGGTGACGGCAGCTCAGGCAGCGACCTCAAAGTCACAGCGACATCGCCGCCTCAGCTAGCCAGCCCAGCAGATGGGCCACGTCCAGCTGGAGCCCCGGCTCGCGGGGACATCAAGCTCTCATCCTCCCGCGCAGGTCACGTGTCGCCACGAGGGGCGATGACAgccggagaagacgacgttGACGGCGATGACGGGGGGACGGAGTCAGAAagagggggcggcgacgtggGCTTTGGAGACAGGCCCCTGAGCATTGGAGAATTGAGGGAGCGGACCATTCACGCACTGAACAGACAGAGGCGAAAACGAGGCGAGGGGGCTGGAACCCTGTGTATCACAGAGAAAATGTGTCTGCTAGCTGCCCCGATTCTCGATCCTGCAGGTACGTTCCTGCCCGCGTCGGCCCACGATACTCCAGGCTTACGGAAGCAGACACAGAGtcgcgagggggggggggcggggggctcACACTAGCGGAGGAATATGCCAGGGCGGTGACcgaagcgcagcgagccCATGAGGCAGACAGACTGTCTCTTGCACGGGTTTGGAGCGGCAGACTACTCTGAACCACGTTTTGCCGCACTTCATCAAAGTAGACAGAGAGCTGTATTGTCCAGAACCGCCCGCCAGGGCGTAGTCGTCGCTGTCAGGCATTCTGTAAGACCGTGGACCGCAAATATGTGATTTGTTTGAGCGTGCGTCAACTCTCTTTcagctctccgcgcggcgtcgctccgtTCGCATCCGCGACCACCGAGTGGAGATCTGTCGGCCTCAGAGTCGCCACCACCGCCGACAGGCGCGGGCAGCACGGACTCCGGTTCCGCCAGTCACACTGCGAGACGGGGCAGCTCTGCACAGAgtcgcgaagaagaaaaagaccCCAGACCCGATGGGGATCAGGGCTCGGAGTCTGGAAAGTCTCTGTCTTCGGCCACGGCACGGGGGGGCACACGAAACTCCCGTCGAGCCGCAAGAACGGTCAGTACGTACACACCATCGCATAGGGCGCTGCTGTTTCGGAACGCGCGGGGCAAGGATAAACAGTTCGTCCTGCTGTCATCATCAAAGCGAAAATCAAAACATCAGGGTGCCAGTGCGGCTGGCGACcctgccgcttcttctttgGAGATTCAAACGCATTCACCGGCGTCTGCCAGCGAGCCAACGCGGAGAGAGATCCAGGCTCCACGCTCAAATCCAGGCAACAGGAAAGGCACTGGCGTGCATGAGTCAGGGCCTGCGAACCCACGAGTCGCGTGCAAAGCCGGCACACCAGACAGGATGGGCGAAGTGTGTGGGGAGCCGACGGATGCCGCAGACTCTTTGGCAttggcagccgcagcagaagaggcgccaGCCACGCCCGCAAAGGGTGCGGAtgcaggcgaggacgcaaAAAGAGAGGATTCCGCGCCAAGCGAGGCAGAGCAGGGGGAAGGGCAGGAGATGGAGGGCGTGCGTGCAGAGACGTCGCGCACAGACAACGGTCCTGGAGAGTtcgctgaagaggaagaaaacgcgcaAGATGAAGGCAACGAAGAAACCCTAGAGCCGGACGACAGCATGTCTGTGACATCTGCCGTAGCCCGGCGAAATTACGACGCTGACATGGAAGAAGACAATGAATGCAACGGATGCGGGTCTATTTGCCAGGATTGTTCAGAAGATACGCTAGGCCCACGTGAAGAAGACATTGAGGAACAGCACGCGAGAAAGGCAGAATGCAACTCCGCCGGTGAGTACGACACGCAGGCACGAGTAGACATTCTTGAAGGCGGACATGCACACAGGGACATagggcgagagggaggcgatGAACAAGGCGGCAAAGAACACGACTCTGGGACACAAGGCAGCCCGCGAAGCGAGCAGACTGACGACCCAGACACAGAGAAGCAAGCTACCGTTGGTAATGCGCCTGAAGAGAGAGATCCCGAACCAAAACCAAATACGGAAAACAAACAAGAGATACCACTATGTAGTGAAGAGAGCGAAAACACTCCGTCACACACCTCAACGCCTCAGCCAAGCTGTTCCTCTGACGCGGCGAGCCAGAGCCCAGCTGATGAACTCTCCAGCGCCCTCGGCCGCAATAGGGACATGAGCCATGGCGGTGATGCCGATGATGAATCCTGCATGCTAGGCGCGGAACCGGACTTACAGAAGGACGCCGCTcagcccccgccgcccctgtCCACTGAGACTCCCCCCTCTGAAGAGCTTTCTTCCGATCCAGGAGCGTCATCTGCGACGGATACAGACCCGCAGATATCAGCGTCTGCGTCCCACCAGTTGGCCTTCACGGGTGCTGAAGCGGACGAACCCTGTTGCTTCGCTCAGCATCCAGAGGAGGAGCCGCACAGCGACCCGCCGGCTCCATCGACGCCTACGTCCTCAGCGAAGAAGCTTTCCGGCACGTACGAGACTGCTGCAGAGGACAGtccggcgcagggcgcccgGCGCAGCACGGCGGAGCTTGTCGCACGCGCACGCTCTGGCATTCGGAGCGCTGGACAGCGCGCAAacgacgccagcgagccAGTCTCACCTCCCCAGCAGGGCCTGCTCCCGCACAACACTAGCGAATCCGACGAAAACGTGTtgacgccgccggcctctttTTCATCTTCACCAACGCCGCCTCGATCCAACCATGGCAGCCGCCCCCTGACGCCGGTCGCTTGGCATCCACGCTTGTGGCTAGGCGAGCCCACGAACGCCTCCAACGACGGGCGACCCGGAAGTGCCGTGAACGCTGCGCATGACAGCAATGCGAAAATGCAGCATTTCTCACAGGACCTCGCGCTGTGTTCTGGGggaagccgcagcagcggagatGATGCTTCTGGTCGTCTTCCTCAGCCGGTAGATGCCAGCCTGCAGGCGGGTGCGCAGGACAACGAGGCCGACGCGGGCACCCGGCGGATGGCGAGTGAGAGTCGCGCAACGATAAAGGAGACCAAGGCACGTGAGCCCTGCGAAAGCGCCACACGCCGTCACCTAACCGATACTCCTCTCCTCGAGCAGGGCACGAGACCAACttcggaggaggaagaaccGACacccgctgcggcgcccgcgcggccgccatcCCCGTTCCCGCGCGTTCCAGAGGGCATGCAGCGCGCCAAGGCGGCGCGACCACTGCCAGTCGGGCCCCCGTTCTCTGCAGGAGCGACGTGCTCCAGCGAGGCTCCAAGCCGCTTGAGCCTACGGCCGCCCTGTACACGGCCATCGTCGAGCCCGTCTCCCGGTACTCCACGAAACACAGGGGGGATGGTATCTCAGCCTGCTGCCCGATTCGTCCCTCCGCCGTGGCGCGCTGTGCCAccgccgcgcatgccgcGACCGCTTTGTCTCGCGAGCCCGAAAACCCAGGCCGAAttcctcgcgctcgacgAGATGCCGCCCTGTCCTCTGGCGCCTTCAGAGGAGGAGCCCGACGAGCAACGCGAATCAGGAATGGGGGCTGAGGTGAGGGATCTGACAGGGCCAGCCTGCCCACATCCTCCGCCTAGCGACAGCGGAAAAGGCTCCGAGAAGCTGCAGCTTACCCGGGCGGATTCTGGCGATGGAGGGCCCGAGCCGTCACCTGCCGTTGCACATCACTCCAACACTCGCATGGGCGAGACGAGCCGCGAGCAGgagggaggcagcgggcCCCTGAGCTCCCCAAGTCGACCCTCAGGCCCTCCGTATCCGTCTCTGCacctctcgccgtcttccggcACGCGCCCCGGACCCCCCGAGGCGACCTTCCGGCGCTCACCGACCCCCCACGAGATGCCTCTTGACGCAGTCCCCCCACCCTCCTCAGCGGAGAAGCCAGTCGCTCTTCCCGCGAGAGCCTctgaaggaggcggagagctgcCTGCCGACAGCGAAAGGAAGAGTcccgaggcgacagagaagtGCAGCAAGGTGGTAGCTCAAAGCGCGACCAGCGAGGTCTGCCGAGGAGAATGCCGCGCAGCGAACGCTGTCCTGTCGGGGGTCGGATGCGAACTCCGCCCTGAagagcgcgcgcgtgtgttcGAGAATTTGTCTGAGGAGTCCCCGGAGAATGACTCGAAGGACAAGGGGCTAGAatcgcctctgcggctccctcgggcgtgcggcgcctcggtGCACAATCTGGCGATGCCTCCAGGCATGCCACATGATCATGCGCAGACCTCGACTCCTGAATCGGAGCCCCTGAGTCCCCCGCGTCCCTCCGCTGCCCCCCGGCTGGagttgccgccgctgcactcGGACACGCATCGCATGTCTCCGCAGCCGTGTGAGGCAGTTGACACCGTCGGGGCCGCGCTGCAAACAGCGCCGGATGATGCTGCAGCGCTGGACGCGAGTGAGTCTGGGCCCCGGCCGGCGGCGTGCCCGACCCCAGAGAGCCTGCTAGCTGGGCGGACAAGGAGACCGCAGACGCaacccgccggcgcgtccctGTCTCCCACTCGGCGCCTTTGCATCCTTCATCCGTCACTCTCGGTGCGATTTCTTTCCGAATCCGCCGGCAGTGAAAACGACCCCCAAGACCGCACAGCAGGCGTGACGCCTCCTGAACACGCGAGCGAACCTGAGCGGGCTGCGGGGACACCCACGCGCAGCATCGGCGTGCGACGGAGCGCGACAGAGGGAGCCGCATGCGCTCGACGCTCGCCTCTCGTCGCTCAGCGACCCACGCTGAGCGCCTTCTTTCACTTTCCAAATGACTTGCCGGTCCCCGAGTacgaagcgccgccgggAACGCCTCCTGGCGGCTCGAGGCCAGCCACGGCCCCGAGGGGGATTGCATGGGggagcgggcgaggcgcgggcgaagtTGTCGCGGAGGCAGTCGTTGATGGGAGCAGGATTACAGCAAAAGTGAGCCGACCGAGGTCGGATGGAAACTCAGGGAGCGGAGACAACGACGCAGTAGAAAGTCGAAAGAGCCACGAGGAGGAGATACGAGGCAACGAAAGGGCAGCCGAGTCTGAAGAAGACGCCCACAGCGCCAGGGGAGGACAgcaggagacggaggaggcgcagagtgcGGAAGCGATGAACGGAGAAGGCAACGAGATGCATCCGGAGTcggccgtctgcgtcgcgagCCCGCTAGAGCAGAGACCTGACGAAAatcgagaagcagaagacgatGCGTGTGGCAATGCACCAGGAGAGCCAGACGAAATAGAACAGCACACACTGGGGCACCGGCACGGAAATGAAGTAGAAGTGCACTACACAGACGATGTATTTATGGCGCCCAGGGAGGCAGACAGCTCCGAAGAAGATACTAGGAACAGACCGGACACGGCAGAGGGACGGGAATGATCGGAGGCTGGCGGATAGTTCATTGAAAGTCCGGGAGAGAGCTGCAGGTGGAGCTGCGTGCGTGAAGACTGAATCGGTTGCGCTGGAGgccagccacgcgcgagTCTCAATCTCGCAGGCCTACCGGGTACGCACATCCTCTGCAGACTGAGCGCACAGCAAGTTCAGTCCAGTTCTACAAGAGTTAAGCCAACCATAAACCCTGAAGGCGGCAAACGATGCACGCAGGTGTCTGGAACAAAGTGCCGGGAGCTCTCGACTTTTGCAGGACACGTCagggcagcgaagagacgaTTGAGAGAAGACCTTTACGGCGTTCACGGCCAAAAGCCAGGCTACTCTCAGCTTGAGGGTTTCGGGTGTAAAttcaaaccctaaacctctACTCTGGTTGACTGATGCGTGGCAGGGAAAGAAGGCACTTATCGCGGAGGCGTGTTAGATTAGCGCGG is drawn from Besnoitia besnoiti strain Bb-Ger1 chromosome VI, whole genome shotgun sequence and contains these coding sequences:
- a CDS encoding hypothetical protein (encoded by transcript BESB_066210) — translated: MGTTGQATYMEDHVARLQAEIERTTRRLEMEKRKLHELGENSRKAQHEYNDKRLRYSFNKADARTKARKAEHNLIQLENRLAQALVKYNSANNEINTVKATIDKHRRDRLSMQKVFKQVSRELSEQAEQLNEMKERVVQMREWEQQTTKRMEELTKIQEQEREEFKEKCLVMQKELREQDRLLKEFDIRAHRESSNQRAQMRGTPYSLADEEQKFNPESLMKLILKTALLNAVQRHSIKQHRTKIAVFERAMESIKTSTGISDPAEIVAIFSQLEERNYSIMTYVNTLNFELEAIEAKKRDLEAHIQQQAQHEAAAQQVTDATLRNEAAQISKMVFSTAGKNAIVQHQLHYLSQAHAILQDAAALVGGAWSDRLCIGGEPPPPGAVDECAVAATSMAAEGRSSACQASCSGLQPGEQSETAAPKDTGGSGNANNILPLLWYIEKFILDNKSTLRSAPRVATPPGAAESGECASPVARHPLAASSLPGGIRRGGGCKSPEFASLPSGASLTLTASDACPERSTGGRALLPASRKTVSSPGAFSSRQPGHNGSCRGGGPCCSSPAVPSGGVRNATGQSTPDGNASGTCSIEAGCTNSKYGSRDAGKTDKPQQLDGNCGSRFRLSSITGPEGGDGSSGSDLKVTATSPPQLASPADGPRPAGAPARGDIKLSSSRAGHVSPRGAMTAGEDDVDGDDGGTESERGGGDVGFGDRPLSIGELRERTIHALNRQRRKRGEGAGTLCITEKMCLLAAPILDPAALRAASLRSHPRPPSGDLSASESPPPPTGAGSTDSGSASHTARRGSSAQSREEEKDPRPDGDQGSESGKSLSSATARGGTRNSRRAARTVSTYTPSHRALLFRNARGKDKQFVLLSSSKRKSKHQGASAAGDPAASSLEIQTHSPASASEPTRREIQAPRSNPGNRKGTGVHESGPANPRVACKAGTPDRMGEVCGEPTDAADSLALAAAAEEAPATPAKGADAGEDAKREDSAPSEAEQGEGQEMEGVRAETSRTDNGPGEFAEEEENAQDEGNEETLEPDDSMSVTSAVARRNYDADMEEDNECNGCGSICQDCSEDTLGPREEDIEEQHARKAECNSAGEYDTQARVDILEGGHAHRDIGREGGDEQGGKEHDSGTQGSPRSEQTDDPDTEKQATVGNAPEERDPEPKPNTENKQEIPLCSEESENTPSHTSTPQPSCSSDAASQSPADELSSALGRNRDMSHGGDADDESCMLGAEPDLQKDAAQPPPPLSTETPPSEELSSDPGASSATDTDPQISASASHQLAFTGAEADEPCCFAQHPEEEPHSDPPAPSTPTSSAKKLSGTYETAAEDSPAQGARRSTAELVARARSGIRSAGQRANDASEPVSPPQQGLLPHNTSESDENVLTPPASFSSSPTPPRSNHGSRPLTPVAWHPRLWLGEPTNASNDGRPGSAVNAAHDSNAKMQHFSQDLALCSGGSRSSGDDASGRLPQPVDASLQAGAQDNEADAGTRRMASESRATIKETKAREPCESATRRHLTDTPLLEQGTRPTSEEEEPTPAAAPARPPSPFPRVPEGMQRAKAARPLPVGPPFSAGATCSSEAPSRLSLRPPCTRPSSSPSPGTPRNTGGMVSQPAARFVPPPWRAVPPPRMPRPLCLASPKTQAEFLALDEMPPCPLAPSEEEPDEQRESGMGAEVRDLTGPACPHPPPSDSGKGSEKLQLTRADSGDGGPEPSPAVAHHSNTRMGETSREQEGGSGPLSSPSRPSGPPYPSLHLSPSSGTRPGPPEATFRRSPTPHEMPLDAVPPPSSAEKPVALPARASEGGGELPADSERKSPEATEKCSKVVAQSATSEVCRGECRAANAVLSGVGCELRPEERARVFENLSEESPENDSKDKGLESPLRLPRACGASVHNLAMPPGMPHDHAQTSTPESEPLSPPRPSAAPRLELPPLHSDTHRMSPQPCEAVDTVGAALQTAPDDAAALDASESGPRPAACPTPESLLAGRTRRPQTQPAGASLSPTRRLCILHPSLSVRFLSESAGSENDPQDRTAGVTPPEHASEPERAAGTPTRSIGVRRSATEGAACARRSPLVAQRPTLSAFFHFPNDLPVPEYEAPPGTPPGGSRPATAPRGIAWGSGRGAGEVVAEAVVDGSRITAKVSRPRSDGNSGSGDNDAVESRKSHEEEIRGNERAAESEEDAHSARGGQQETEEAQSAEAMNGEGNEMHPESAVCVASPLEQRPDENREAEDDACGNAPGEPDEIEQHTLGHRHGNEVEVHYTDDVFMAPREADSSEEDTRNRPDTAEGRE